TTGAGCCGTTGCAGGACTTTGGAGACTTTTTCACAGTGGTCCTGAAGGGATCCAGAGGAGAAAACTAGAATGTCATCTAGGTATGCAGacacaaattcatcaaggaatTCCTGTAGAGTCCAGTtcacatagcgttggaaggtgcttgGTGCATTGGCGAGGCCGAAAGGTGTGACTAGCCATTCAAAGAGGCCAAAACGTGTGCGGAATGCAGTTAACCATTCATATCCCTTCGCAATGCGGATCTTATGGAAGgcggcaataacatccaGCTTGGTAAACCATCTAGCTTTTCCAATACGCTCCAAAGTCTCATTAATCAGGGGTAGTGGATATCGGTCCTTCTTGGAGATTGCATTAAGGGCACGATAGTCAcaacaaaatcgcaagccacccccaggtttcttgacaaataggactggtgcagctgcaggggaatcactaacacgtatgaactGCTTGTCCAAGAGTTCCCGCAGGGTTTTCCGCAGTACAAGGAGCTCTCCCCGGGACATGTTGTATAGTGGACCCCAGGGGGGTTCAGGTGTGCttcccttctcatccttccctaCTAACTCAATTTTGTGATCCACCTGTGGTCCACGGTGTGGGGGCAAGGTGTCCGCCTTCTTCCGTTCAAACACTTCTAACCAGGCATGATACTGCTTGGGTAGCTTTTCTCTAGGGTCAGAGTGATGTTTAACCTCTAGGGCCTTCTCAATATCCCGCATGCTGGCAGTAAATATCTGTACACTATGGTTTTTCTTGCGGCGATCCATCCAGACCCTGAATGATTGAGCGCTGACCTGATGGATCTCCATGTCTGGTTCATGCTGCAGCGAGGGGACGTGATCACCATTGGCCAGACGTAGAGCAGGTACACCCAGGGGGCTGTGTGCAATAATGGACACTCCTTGGTGGTAAAGCCAAGGTAGGCCAAGAATGAGgtcttcaccatcaatgCGGGGAACaatgtatgcatacatttCCTGTTGTTTATTCCCACCAACGTCCATAGAAAAATAGGCGACTTCTGTGATTAGACCATCTCGTGGACCATCAAATCCTCGCATGCTCcgggggagatggatatgcgcTGTAATCGGTGACGTGAGGCGTAGCGTTCAGATATGATACCATATGTTGTACAACCAGAATCTGCTAATGTTTTGCAATTGCtctttccattgactaaGGAGCTAACTAGCAGTGGGGGACCATTGAAGTGAACGTTTTGATTGAAGGTACGCCAATATCTCTGTAACCGATCTAGCTCTGACTCCTGTGGGCGACTTTGCACAGGAGTTAGGCTTTTCCCGAAGGTACATCAGGCACTGGTGTGGCTTGAGTGTCATCCAGGACAGCATCTGTGACATCCTCTGCAGTGAATTCAGCAACCCTAGGTGTAGGACGTTGTGCAGGGAGAAATGGGCACTGGCTAATCTGATGACCAGCAGAGCCGCATCGGAAACAGCATCCCTCCTGCTTCCGGTGCTCAATCTCTTTGCCACTGACCCATCGAGCCCGCTTGCGTTGGGGGTTTCGGGCACGAGAAATGGTGGGCTCCCAGTCCATGGGGTCTCCTTGGGTAGAAGTAGCTGTGGGGGAGgttgctggaggaggaaacatGGGTGTAGTTGTCCGTCGATTAGGGGGACGTCGGTGTTCTGCAGAGCGCTGTTGGTATTTCTGATGCCTATCATAGATACCCTGGAGTTGAACACAGTATTCGCTAAATGTTTTGCAGGTAGGCGCGTTAACAAGCCGATTGAATATATCATCATTGAGGGTGTTTTCCAACCAAAAAATCTTCATATTGTCGGGCTGGTTCTGTTGGCCAGCCTCCATCAGATAACGGTCAAAGGTTGCAAGCAGTTCATTGATGGTTTTGTTGCCTTGTTTCAATGTGCTGAGGTTGTACATAGCCTTCCTCTGGAGCTCCTTATCCATATAGTTGAAATCAAGATGTTCGAAGAGTTTGGTCACTGTATCGTCGTTTACCATAGTGGGCGAATCAGCGTTGGCAATCATCCATGGAAGAATATGGCTAGCTGCATTGCCAGACAATCGTCCATAGGCATACCATAGGCATTCGTAAGGACCTCCCAGGGCCTTCCTGTCAACATGGAGCTTCGCTTTCAGGAGATGCTTGAAGTTCTGATAGGAAGCAATATCTCCCTTAAACACCTCAGGATCCGGTAGGATTTGTCGGGGGCGCTGGTGCACACTATTGCTATCATTGCTTTGGCTCATAGTGCTTGGGGTCTCCTGTGAGTCTGTAGTTTCCGGTTCAGCGCTCAGTGCGGATTCTTCGTGATCGCTAATGGTAGGGGCTTCATATGTGGGCATGAGTTCTAGCCAGTTGCTGTTGTATATAGTAGAGCAATAGTTCttgtcgtcgtggttatcgtcgtggttatcgtcgtggttatcgtcgtggttatcgtcgtggttatcgtcgtggttctcgtcgtgcgTGATTATACTATTCTCGGTCGATCCCACTATCGCACGATTGAGCCGCCgataggaaaggaaaggaacgaAATCTaatgttaagggctaagcccgtagtgctaatgactagctatcacacaaaagatttcgttgaagaacaggagaacggatgtccgatcggacagctttatatacaaatgtacgccgtgcggggtaggtagtctggtaacccctccgatcatctctccgaataacatatcatttattctacaggcgcagcctgtgacagtTAAAGGCCATACTTCAATTGACATTGACTTCCTAGAGCAGTTATTCAATGATTCAATCCTGCCATCTCAGGAAGAATGTGCTGTCATTGAGCCACTGACATCTCGTCGAAAGTATTGTGGTATGTCATATGTGGTTCTTAACTGCTTGGAAACTGGTTGCACAGTACTTATGAACTATTTAGATTTTGATCATATTCAAGGACCTGGCAGATTAGAACATCTTAAATGTGATGTTACTTTTACTGCACTGGTACCAATTGATATTCAAGATTGTCCTTATGTTGTCTTTACATCTCAGGGAATCCATaaacatcctcctcctcctcctcctccacataAGCCACCAGAGCTTATTCTAAAAGGGGTTCAGAACATAATTAGGCAGATGAGAAACCCAAGCCTAACTCGAGGTAAATGCTAAATGCTTCTTCAACACTTTTAAGCTAGTTACTAACCAGTTAATGGCTCAATTCCTACGAAGTCCAGAACTAGAGGCTTTTTGTTCTCAGTATAATGCTTCTACACCTGCTGAAATACACACATCTTTTTCAAACCTAGATCGCATTTCTGCTATCATACAGAAACAACGATTGCTTTCATACCCAGCTGGTCAGGGCTATAATGGGGTCTTGTATATATATAATACAAATCCATTTATCAGGGTAAGTACTTGCAAACCAGTTGGAAGCTAGTTACTAACTCATTataggaatacattcaagagaaatatttTGATACTGAGGGTATAATGATTCTCTGTGCTTTTAAAGAGCAAATCCAGCTCTTGAGTCAATTATCTTCTTTTGAAGTCGACATGTCATACAAACGAATtcgagaaaaagagataAATGAAGTTGCATTTGCAACTTATCTTCATGAACATGGAAAAAGTAGGTATCCAATGATCAATTACTAGCTAACTagttactgactagttgTAATAGTCATCACCCTTTTCCGAGTTTTCACAAATCAGGAAACAACTGAGGGCTATTATCTCTTGTTTAAAAGAGTATTCTCTCTTATTCAAAAGGTCACTGGAGATGCTATTAAGTTTAGTTCTATACATTCCACTGGAATATATGGTATTGTTGTGGACATGGATACTAAACAGTATACTGGTAAGTAACTAGTTACAAATCACTTGCAAAGTACTCACTAACTGTATAGGCCTTGGGCGCTTCCTTCAAGAAATTGACCCTCTCCACCGACCAATACTCTGGCAATTAAAGGGAATAATTATTTTTTGCCGTGTTCATTTTTTTCGAACTATCACTGAAGCAGTGGGGAATAATAATAGAGGGTCAGGAATATGGAGTCGAATGGCGGCTCTGATTGACTGCAAGTCTGAAGACGATTATGATCAGTTGTGTGATTTATTGATAAGTATTCCTCAACTGGTTTCCAACCAGTTAACAGCCAGTTACTAACTGCCTTAGTTCACGAAGAGCCAAAGGTACAGGCTTGGGCTGAGCATAAGAGGCAACCAGTTATTAAAGCTGGCCTTCATAAAAGCTGCTCTAATATTCCTGCCTCTATCTATGATTCAATTCGAAATCATACTAATTCAGCTGAGCAATCTCATCACAAGGCTAATGCAGCAGGAAAGCGATTGACATTAGTAGCAGCAATCCAAAAGTAAGTAGTTGAAAACTAGTTTACAACCAGTTAAAGACTACATCTTAAGTGGTTGCTAATGATTTCtagttctgcaaaacttgaTAAAAATgatgttcttcaatatataaATCAGACTCGCTTTGGGATTCACCATTCATATCGAACAGCAAATATGGAAGTTAATTATTTACGACACATGGCACGGGAAGgtaatatatatatatatatccatcATTTATGATGGCAATCTTTGTTAATGACTTGGAAATTGCCTAGAATCTTGAAAGCGTCGTCGCTCATCCTCAGATCATTTATCAATGGACTCTCAACAAGAACCGCAACCTCAAAGGTTTCGATCCCAATCACGGGTTTCAGGGTACGCATTTTCTAATCAATCAATAACCAGTTACTAACCAGTTACAAACTAGTTCTGCCTCATCCACTTCACAAAGCCTTCGTCGGATCTCCTCACAGAATATATTAAATATTGAGCAACAACGGCAAGCTCTAGAGCTCTGTGAGTTTGAGCTTCAATTGAAGGATAAAGAGGAAGAAATACGAGAGAAACAGCTCCAAAACCAGGCAAAACAACTTCtaaatgaagaaaaagagttGGAACTTATGGAACGGCGAGCAAAACTACAGCAAATAGATAATGATATCTAATGGTCAGGAATCTGTAAAACTCAGATGCCGGGTAATTAAAACATGGTATTGTAAGTGCCGGAAGCCGCTAAATGAGTCATGTGACTCACTAGCGCGGCACCGCACCTCTAGAACGATGCCACCCGACCTGTAACCTGGGAATAgagaggttccttaccgaacgataccaactgatgcctgattcatgcctcactgatatcatatggcgcaaGCAGTCTTTTCACTCATTGGCCCTTATTGCAATCGTTTATTGCTATTAAAATCGCACATTCGCTT
This Aspergillus chevalieri M1 DNA, chromosome 3, nearly complete sequence DNA region includes the following protein-coding sequences:
- a CDS encoding C2HC-type zinc finger protein (COG:S;~EggNog:ENOG410PZ3X;~InterPro:IPR036875,IPR001878;~go_function: GO:0003676 - nucleic acid binding [Evidence IEA];~go_function: GO:0008270 - zinc ion binding [Evidence IEA]), whose translation is MPTYEAPTISDHEESALSAEPETTDSQETPSTMSQSNDSNSVHQRPRQILPDPEVFKGDIASYQNFKHLLKAKLHVDRKALGGPYECLWYAYGRLSGNAASHILPWMIANADSPTMVNDDTVTKLFEHLDFNYMDKELQRKAMYNLSTLKQGNKTINELLATFDRYLMEAGQQNQPDNMKIFCEYCVQLQGIYDRHQKYQQRSAEHRRPPNRRTTTPMFPPPATSPTATSTQGDPMDWEPTISRARNPQRKRARWVSGKEIEHRKQEGCCFRCGSAGHQISQCPFLPAQRPTPRVAEFTAEDVTDAVLDDTQATPVPDVPSGKA